A genomic stretch from Bradyrhizobium quebecense includes:
- a CDS encoding Bug family tripartite tricarboxylate transporter substrate binding protein, with translation MKLRLGLLVVLLAALPALPAFATDDFPQRPLRIIVPFPAGAGPDNVARLVGQHLQDAFGQTVLIENRAGALGSIGAQEVARSAPDGYTLLMGTNTTHASNVATLKSLPYDPVKDFAPVIRTTTTAMVLLVNPKLAAKDLPQFLAYAKATANLTAGYGSGASQISIAQLQSRGGLSLIAASYRGVPQAMTDVMAGVIDLTFGDFSVAIPQMQGGTLRGIAVTSATRNELTPGLPALSEAMPGFEATIWYGLFAPAGTPEPVVNKIYAECAKYLAMPETRKKLADVGVMVAPLTPAEFGAFVSSEVVRWSAEVKAAGIQPQ, from the coding sequence ATGAAGTTACGGCTGGGGCTGCTCGTCGTCCTGCTCGCTGCGCTCCCGGCCCTGCCGGCTTTCGCGACGGACGATTTCCCGCAACGGCCGCTCAGGATCATCGTGCCGTTTCCGGCCGGCGCCGGGCCCGACAATGTCGCGCGGCTGGTCGGCCAGCATTTGCAGGACGCGTTCGGCCAGACCGTGCTGATCGAGAACCGCGCCGGCGCGCTCGGCAGCATCGGCGCCCAGGAGGTCGCCCGCAGCGCACCCGACGGCTACACGCTGTTGATGGGCACCAACACCACCCATGCCAGCAATGTCGCGACGCTCAAGAGCCTGCCCTACGACCCGGTGAAGGATTTCGCGCCCGTGATCCGCACCACCACCACGGCGATGGTGCTGCTGGTCAACCCGAAGCTTGCGGCCAAGGACCTGCCGCAGTTCCTCGCCTACGCCAAGGCCACCGCCAATCTCACCGCGGGCTACGGCTCCGGCGCATCGCAGATCTCGATCGCGCAGCTGCAGTCGCGCGGCGGCCTGTCGCTGATCGCAGCTTCATACCGTGGTGTGCCGCAGGCGATGACCGATGTGATGGCAGGGGTGATCGACCTGACGTTCGGCGACTTCTCGGTCGCGATCCCGCAGATGCAGGGCGGCACGTTGCGCGGGATCGCCGTGACATCGGCGACCCGCAACGAGCTGACGCCCGGCCTGCCTGCGCTCTCGGAAGCGATGCCCGGCTTCGAGGCCACCATCTGGTACGGGCTATTCGCACCCGCCGGCACGCCGGAACCGGTGGTCAACAAGATCTACGCCGAGTGCGCCAAGTACCTCGCAATGCCGGAGACCAGGAAGAAGCTCGCCGATGTCGGCGTGATGGTGGCACCGCTGACGCCGGCCGAGTTCGGCGCCTTCGTCAGCAGCGAGGTCGTGCGCTGGTCGGCGGAGGTGAAGGCAGCCGGCATCC